A single Anopheles funestus chromosome 2RL, idAnoFuneDA-416_04, whole genome shotgun sequence DNA region contains:
- the LOC125761776 gene encoding vitelline membrane protein Vm26Ab-like has product MFAKVIIFVAIAVACASGKPLTAAVVAAPGVVTAQSSQVIARNYNGLAAAYTAPAVVSAAYTAPVAAAYTAPVAASYSAPVAAAYTAYSSPVAAAYTTAPVAAAYSAPFATAYTAAPYASYYPYVL; this is encoded by the coding sequence ATGTTCGCCAAAGTGATCATCTTCGTGGCCATCGCCGTTGCCTGTGCCTCCGGTAAGCCGCTGACGGCAGCTGTCGTTGCCGCTCCGGGCGTGGTAACTGCCCAGAGCTCGCAGGTCATTGCCAGAAACTACAATGGTTTAGCCGCTGCATACACCGCACCGGCTGTTGTCTCGGCCGCTTATACTGCTCCGGTGGCTGCTGCATATACTGCCCCGGTTGCCGCATCCTATAGCGCTCCAGTTGCCGCTGCTTATACCGCCTACAGCTCGCCAGTCGCTGCTGCCTATACTACGGCTCCAGTGGCCGCTGCATACAGTGCTCCCTTTGCGACTGCGTACACCGCTGCGCCATACGCTTCGTACTATCCTTATGTGCTGTAA
- the LOC125761777 gene encoding ATPase inhibitor mai-2, mitochondrial-like: MQSLRKTTAWMIPSGLRVARMSAGEMGSGAGKGGGGGGSIRDAGGSFGKMEVAHEEEYFYKQRQEQLAKLKKQAINQEDFHSESIKHHEEAIARHKKAMEQLKKK; this comes from the exons ATGCAATCTCTACGCAAAACTACTGCATGGATGATTCCCAGTGGATTGag AGTCGCACGCATGAGCGCCGGTGAGATGGGTAGTGGTGCCGGTAagggtggcggtggtggcggaTCGATTCGTGATGCCGGTGGTTCTTTCGGCAAAATGGAGGTCGCTCACGAGGAAGAGTACTTCTACAAACAG cgCCAGGAACAGCTCGCTAAGCTTAAAAAGCAAGCCATTAATCAGGAAGATTTCCACTCGGAATCGATCAAGCACCATGAAGAAGCCATCGCACGCCATAAGAAAGCCATGGAGCagctgaagaaaaaataa
- the LOC125761754 gene encoding nucleolar transcription factor 1-like isoform X2, whose protein sequence is MRKRSLSVAYDRPQQLDRLSKKFEGVPSEHENESETEEENDEVKENVDSDWTKTDYKALMDQLRSVVPKKDTKQWKGTLKKIDWAHVAFEGRTPDEVKAVTEELMRKIRKYRTLSEMIDDIPLHANKNCEMRKPKNPPSAYNFFVKEKYTKFKNKNPDLSSQAIFKLVLQGYGNLSEKKKRKYEAMAAEAREVYKQQLEQYYLDNPEAVRTKSNSKSRNPKTPFGFFQKHKRMENPGLTSGELRSQWHSLEVKQKLKYIQQAFKSQPPDTAKPLKLTKNEQCLLEQAQGKPAPIPRSTSEYYLQHYTDKNASSGSMSTWRKEKLIDFKKLPKVRKLELEIEYRNAKLEYVNKYENYIANITDQKAQQAEIDLLKSFIEKKMDKEDRIQLPDDNRPFSSLVQMTLLENELDVLPIAESTILPKNKKKPKNATPQNGSISAGNPKQKPLKSILKSPTKTSTVAKNDKHTFVEPAVPSKSKRKHSLNENDSDSFEKKSKRSIVPVPIIEPDMKTNISKGNGTINATAAVKLKEPVRPPNNILEYYKQNYYLGKAENCTESYKKLSTNRKENLREEMRAAQKKYFKELQKYLKTVDPQHIKGYLKKLKQAQIDFNIREETVYESDSVENSERMTKKTPKQEPQSSSGESSEESSEDENNQNGQNNSTDDNATSDDE, encoded by the exons ATGAGAAAGCGGTCCCTTTCGGTCGCATACGACCGCCCTCAACAATTGGACCGTTTATCGAAAAAATTTGAAGGAG TTCCTTCCGAACACGagaatgaaagtgaaacggaagaagaaaacgatGAGGTTAAGGAAAATGTCGATTCCGATTGGACGAAAACCGATTACAAAGCGCTGATGGATCAACTTCGATCGGTTGTGCCGAAAAAGGACACCAAACAATGGAAAGGAACacttaaaaaaatcgattggGCACATGTGGCATTTGAAGGCCGTACCCCTGATGAGGTAAAGGCAGTTACAGAAGAATTAATGCGTAAAATTCGAAAATATCGCACCTTAAGCGAGATGATCGACGATATACCCTTGCacgcaaacaaaaactgcgaaatgagaaaaccGAAAAATCCTCCTTCAGCATACAATTTCTTCGTTAAGGAGaaatatacaaaatttaaaaataaaaaccctgaTTTGTCAAGC CaagcaatttttaaattggtcTTACAAGGGTACGGCAATTTGtcagagaaaaagaaacgaaagtaCGAGGCAATGGCCGCAGAGGCTAGGGAAGTTTACAAACAGCAGTTGGAGCAATACTA CTTGGACAACCCAGAAGCAGTAAGAACAAAATCGAATTCAAAATCAAGAAATCCAAAGACACCGTTcgggtttttccaaaaacataAGCGAATGGAAAACCCAGGTTTAACTTCAGGAGAATTACGCTCACAGTGGCATAGTCTGGAAGTAAAGcagaaattgaaatacattcaACAAGCATTTAAGTCCCAACCCCCAGACACAGCAAAACCGCTCAAGCTAACAAAAAATGAGCAGTGTTTGTTGGAACAAGCACAGGGCAAACCAGCACCGATCCCTCGGTCAACGAGTGAATATTATTTGCAACATTATACCGATAAAAATGCGAGTTCGGGTTCGATGTCCACATGGCGCAAGGAAAAGTTAATCGATTTCAAAAAACTGCCAAAGGTACGAAAGTTAGAGCTGGAGATAGAGTACCGTAATGCAAAACTAGAGTACGTTAACAAGTATGAGAACTACATTGCGAATATAACCGATCAAAAGGCACAACAAGCAGAAATCGATCTGTTAAAATCCTTcatcgagaaaaaaatggataaagaAGACCGAATACAGTTGCCGGACGATAATCGTCCATTTAGTTCATTGGTACAAATGACATTGCTTGAAAATGAATTGGATGTACTGCCTATTGCCGAGTCGACAATTTTAccgaaaaacaagaaaaagccCAAGAATGCCACACCGCAGAACGGTTCCATCAGCGCAGGcaacccaaaacaaaagcctCTTAAATCTATTCTGAAAAGTCCTACCAAGACGTCTACGGTTGCGAAAAACGATAAACATACATTTGTTGAACCAGCTGTTCCTTCGAAGAGTAAAAGGAAACATTCATTAAACGAAAATGACTCTGACAG CTTCGAAAAGAAGAGCAAACGTTCAATAGTTCCGGTACCGATCATTGAGCCTGATATGAAGACAAACATTTCTAAAGGAAATGGTACTATTAATGCTACTGCTGCGGTAAAGCTAAAAGAACCTGTGCGTCCGCCCAA CAACATTCTTGaatattacaaacaaaactactaCCTTGGAAAGGCAGAAAATTGCACAGAATCGTACAAAAAATTGTCCACAAACCGCAAAGAAAATCTGAGAGAGGAAATGCGTGcggcgcaaaaaaaatactttaaagaATTGCAAAAATACCTCAAAACCGTAGACCCACAACATATTAAAGGCTATCTCAAAAAACTGAAGCAAGCCCAGATTGATTTTAACATCAGAGAGGAAACGGTTTACGAATCTGATTCGGTTGAGAATTCGGAACGAATGACTAAAAAAACTCCTAAGCAGGAACCTCAATCGAGTAGTGGCGAAAGCAGCGAGGAGAGCAGCGAAGATGAAAACAATCAGAACGGTCAAAACAATAGTACAGATGATAACGCAACCAGCGACGATGAATGA
- the LOC125761754 gene encoding nucleolar transcription factor 1-like isoform X1, whose protein sequence is MRKRSLSVAYDRPQQLDRLSKKFEGVPSEHENESETEEENDEVKENVDSDWTKTDYKALMDQLRSVVPKKDTKQWKGTLKKIDWAHVAFEGRTPDEVKAVTEELMRKIRKYRTLSEMIDDIPLHANKNCEMRKPKNPPSAYNFFVKEKYTKFKNKNPDLSSQAIFKLVLQGYGNLSEKKKRKYEAMAAEAREVYKQQLEQYYLDNPEAVRTKSNSKSRNPKTPFGFFQKHKRMENPGLTSGELRSQWHSLEVKQKLKYIQQAFKSQPPDTAKPLKLTKNEQCLLEQAQGKPAPIPRSTSEYYLQHYTDKNASSGSMSTWRKEKLIDFKKLPKVRKLELEIEYRNAKLEYVNKYENYIANITDQKAQQAEIDLLKSFIEKKMDKEDRIQLPDDNRPFSSLVQMTLLENELDVLPIAESTILPKNKKKPKNATPQNGSISAGNPKQKPLKSILKSPTKTSTVAKNDKHTFVEPAVPSKSKRKHSLNENDSDSSFEKKSKRSIVPVPIIEPDMKTNISKGNGTINATAAVKLKEPVRPPNNILEYYKQNYYLGKAENCTESYKKLSTNRKENLREEMRAAQKKYFKELQKYLKTVDPQHIKGYLKKLKQAQIDFNIREETVYESDSVENSERMTKKTPKQEPQSSSGESSEESSEDENNQNGQNNSTDDNATSDDE, encoded by the exons ATGAGAAAGCGGTCCCTTTCGGTCGCATACGACCGCCCTCAACAATTGGACCGTTTATCGAAAAAATTTGAAGGAG TTCCTTCCGAACACGagaatgaaagtgaaacggaagaagaaaacgatGAGGTTAAGGAAAATGTCGATTCCGATTGGACGAAAACCGATTACAAAGCGCTGATGGATCAACTTCGATCGGTTGTGCCGAAAAAGGACACCAAACAATGGAAAGGAACacttaaaaaaatcgattggGCACATGTGGCATTTGAAGGCCGTACCCCTGATGAGGTAAAGGCAGTTACAGAAGAATTAATGCGTAAAATTCGAAAATATCGCACCTTAAGCGAGATGATCGACGATATACCCTTGCacgcaaacaaaaactgcgaaatgagaaaaccGAAAAATCCTCCTTCAGCATACAATTTCTTCGTTAAGGAGaaatatacaaaatttaaaaataaaaaccctgaTTTGTCAAGC CaagcaatttttaaattggtcTTACAAGGGTACGGCAATTTGtcagagaaaaagaaacgaaagtaCGAGGCAATGGCCGCAGAGGCTAGGGAAGTTTACAAACAGCAGTTGGAGCAATACTA CTTGGACAACCCAGAAGCAGTAAGAACAAAATCGAATTCAAAATCAAGAAATCCAAAGACACCGTTcgggtttttccaaaaacataAGCGAATGGAAAACCCAGGTTTAACTTCAGGAGAATTACGCTCACAGTGGCATAGTCTGGAAGTAAAGcagaaattgaaatacattcaACAAGCATTTAAGTCCCAACCCCCAGACACAGCAAAACCGCTCAAGCTAACAAAAAATGAGCAGTGTTTGTTGGAACAAGCACAGGGCAAACCAGCACCGATCCCTCGGTCAACGAGTGAATATTATTTGCAACATTATACCGATAAAAATGCGAGTTCGGGTTCGATGTCCACATGGCGCAAGGAAAAGTTAATCGATTTCAAAAAACTGCCAAAGGTACGAAAGTTAGAGCTGGAGATAGAGTACCGTAATGCAAAACTAGAGTACGTTAACAAGTATGAGAACTACATTGCGAATATAACCGATCAAAAGGCACAACAAGCAGAAATCGATCTGTTAAAATCCTTcatcgagaaaaaaatggataaagaAGACCGAATACAGTTGCCGGACGATAATCGTCCATTTAGTTCATTGGTACAAATGACATTGCTTGAAAATGAATTGGATGTACTGCCTATTGCCGAGTCGACAATTTTAccgaaaaacaagaaaaagccCAAGAATGCCACACCGCAGAACGGTTCCATCAGCGCAGGcaacccaaaacaaaagcctCTTAAATCTATTCTGAAAAGTCCTACCAAGACGTCTACGGTTGCGAAAAACGATAAACATACATTTGTTGAACCAGCTGTTCCTTCGAAGAGTAAAAGGAAACATTCATTAAACGAAAATGACTCTGACAG TAGCTTCGAAAAGAAGAGCAAACGTTCAATAGTTCCGGTACCGATCATTGAGCCTGATATGAAGACAAACATTTCTAAAGGAAATGGTACTATTAATGCTACTGCTGCGGTAAAGCTAAAAGAACCTGTGCGTCCGCCCAA CAACATTCTTGaatattacaaacaaaactactaCCTTGGAAAGGCAGAAAATTGCACAGAATCGTACAAAAAATTGTCCACAAACCGCAAAGAAAATCTGAGAGAGGAAATGCGTGcggcgcaaaaaaaatactttaaagaATTGCAAAAATACCTCAAAACCGTAGACCCACAACATATTAAAGGCTATCTCAAAAAACTGAAGCAAGCCCAGATTGATTTTAACATCAGAGAGGAAACGGTTTACGAATCTGATTCGGTTGAGAATTCGGAACGAATGACTAAAAAAACTCCTAAGCAGGAACCTCAATCGAGTAGTGGCGAAAGCAGCGAGGAGAGCAGCGAAGATGAAAACAATCAGAACGGTCAAAACAATAGTACAGATGATAACGCAACCAGCGACGATGAATGA
- the LOC125761753 gene encoding dynamin-1-like protein: MEALIPVVNKLQDVFNTVGSDAIQLPQIVVLGSQSSGKSSVIESLVGRTFLPRGTGIVTRRPLVLQLVYTPLDDREHRSAEHGTVTAEEWGRFLHIKNKVFTDFNEIREEIENETDRMAGANKGICPEPINLKIYSTKVVNLTLVDLPGITKVPVGDQPEDIEAQIKDLVLKYIENPNSIILAVTAANTDMATSEALKMAKDVDPDGRRTLAVLTKLDLMDAGTDAIDILCGRVIPVKLGIIGVMNRSQQDILDKKAIEDQLRDEAAYLQRKYPTLATRNGTPYLAKTLNRLLMHHIRDCLPDLKTRVNVMASQFQSLLNSYGEDVTDKSQCLLQIITKFASAYCSTIEGTSRNIETTELCGGARICYIFHETFGKTLDSIHPLTGLTKMDILTAIRNATGPRPALFVPEVSFELLVKRQIRRLEDPSLRCVELIHEEMQRIIQHCGTEVQQEMLRFPKLHEKIVDVVTQLLRRRLPTTNCMVENLVQIELAYINTKHPDFHKDAALVPSLIKTDSQDQWAGHQTGNPPSRRPGSNRQVALVDKTGMLNLNHDANQQQTAHQQQQLQNHVAEQHGWLGSILPPNMEAIIGAGGQISGPGSESGNSTASNTPTHGILSPTKPVNLLPDVPMNHSSRKLTDKEQKDCDVIERLIKSYFYIVRKSIQDSVPKAIMHFLVNFVKDNLQSELVTHLYKSDSANELLNESDHISIRRKEASDMLKALTRANHIISEIRETHMW, translated from the exons ATGGAAGCCCTCATTCCGGTGGTCAATAAGTTGCAGGATGTTTTCAACACCGTAGGGTCGGATGCTATACAGTTGCCACAGATTGTCGTCCTTGGCAGCCAG AGTTCCGGTAAAAGTTCGGTCATAGAAAGCCTGGTCGGTCGAACATTCCTTCCGCGTGGAACCGGCATTGTAACGCGTCGTCCTTTGGTCCTGCAGCTCGTCTACACACCACTCGATGACCGTGAGCATCGCTCGGCTGAACATGGCACGGTGACCGCGGAGGAATGGGGTCGTTTCCTGCATATTAAAAACAAGGTTTTTACCGATTTTAACGAAATTCGCGAAGAGATTGAGAACGAGACAGACCGAATGGCGGGAGCAAATAAGGGCATCTGCCCGGAACCGATCAATCTGAAGATTTACTCGACCAAGGTCGTCAATCTGACATTGGTTGATTTGCCCGGTATTACGAAGGTACCGGTCGGTGATCAGCCGGAAGATATTGAAGCACAGATTAAGGATTTGGTGTTGAAGTACATCGAAAATCCGAACTCGATTATATTGGCTGTGACAGCAGCCAACACCGACATGGCAACGAGTGAGGCGCTCAAGATGGCCAAAGACGTCGATCCGGATGGTCGTCGTACGCTTGCGGTGCTAACGAAGCTCGACTTGATGGATGCCGGCACGGATGCGATTGATATTCTGTGCGGACGTGTCATTCCGGTGAAGTTAGGTATTATCGGTGTGATGAATCGTTCCCAACAGGACATTCTCGATAAGAAAGCGATCGAAGATCAGTTGCGTGATGAGGCCGCGTATTTGCAGCGGAAATATCCGACGCTCGCGACGCGCAACGGTACACCTTACCTAGCCAAAACGCTTAACCGTCTGCTGATGCACCACATCCGCGACTGTCTGCCCGATCTGAAGACGCGCGTTAACGTGATGGCATCTCAGTTCCAGTCGCTGCTGAATTCGTACGGTGAAGACGTTACCGATAAAAGTCAGTGCTTGCTGCAGATCATAACAAAGTTTGCATCGGCCTACTGTTCCACGATTGAGGGCACGTCGCGCAACATTGAAACGACCGAGCTGTGCGGAGGTGCACggatttgttacatttttcacGAAACGTTTGGCAAAACGCTCGACTCCATCCATCCGCTGACGGGGTTGACCAAGATGGACATTTTGACCGCCATCCGCAATGCGACTGGTCCACGGCCGGCTTTGTTCGTGCCGGAGGTAAGCTTCGAACTGTTGGTGAAACGTCAAATTCGTCGTCTCGAAGATCCATCGCTCCGGTGCGTGGAGCTAATTCACGAGGAGATGCAACGCATCATACAGCACTGCGGTACGGAAGTGCAGCAGGAGATGTTACGTTTCCCGAAGCTGCACGAGAAAATAGTAGATGTGGTGACGCAGCTGTTGCGCCGACGGTTGCCCACTACTAATTGCATGGTGGAGAACCTGGTACAGATTGAGCTGGCGTACATTAACACCAAGCATCCTGACTTTCACAAGGATGCGGCACTGGTACCGAGCCTGATCAAAACCGACTCGCAAGATCAGTGGGCAGGCCATCAGACGGGCAATCCACCGAGTCGGCGTCCCGGATCGAATAGACAGGTAGCTCTGGTTGATAAAACAGGCATGCTGAACTTAAATCATGAtgcaaatcaacaacaaacggcccaccaacagcaacagctgcaaaACCATGTGGCAGAGCAACATGGATGGCTGGGAAGCATTTTGCCGCCGAATATGGAAGCCATAATCGGTGCAGGTGGGCAGATTAGCGGACCGGGCAGTGAAAGTGGCAACAGCACAGCCAGCAACACTCCGACCCATGGTATACTTAGCCCAACTAAACCGGTCAATCTGTTGCCGGACGTTCCGATGAACCATTCGTCCCGCAAACTGACCGATAAGGAACAGAAGGATTGTGATGTTATCG AACGCTTGATCAAATCGTACTTTTACATTGTGCGGAAATCGATTCAAGATTCCGTACCGAAGGCCATTATGCATTTCTTAGTCAACTTCGTCAAGGACAACTTGCAGTCTGAGCTGGTGACGCATCTGTACAAATCCGACTCAGCCAACGAACTGTTGAACGAGTCGGATCACATCTCGATCCGGCGCAAGGAAGCAAGCGATATGTTGAAG GCATTAACACGTGCCAATCACATCATCAGTGAAATCCGAGAAACACACATGTGGTAA
- the LOC125761771 gene encoding actin-related protein 2/3 complex subunit 5-C, which produces MAKNTSSSAFRKIDVDQYNEDNFKEDDADQASSGMIVPDEAEINSLLNQGRNIDALKTVLQNAPLMCKNQQVKDNALSLTLRVLLSIKSSQIDAAIEALDDPELCDVLMKYIYRGFEIPSEGSSGHLLTWHEKVFAKGGVGSIVRVLSDSARA; this is translated from the exons ATGGCTAAAAATACGTCCAGCTCTGCGTTCCGAAAAATCGATGTCGACCAGTACAATGAGGACAACTTCAAGGAAGATGACGCGGATCAGGCTTCCAGTGGGATGATAGTGCCGGATGAAGCGGAAATCAACTCACTTCTGAATCA GGGTCGCAATATAGATGCCCTGAAAACCGTCCTTCAAAATGCACCGCTGATGTGCAAAAACCAGCAAGTGAAGGATAATGCGCTAAGCCTCACGTTGCGTGTGCTACTATCCATTAAATCGTCCCAAATCGATGCCGCCATCGAAGCACTGGATGATCCGGAATTGTGCGACGTGCTCATGAAGTACATTTATCGCGGATTCGAAATTCCCTCCGAAGGATCAAGTGGCCATCTGCTAACCTGGCACGAAAAGGTGTTCGCTAAAGGTGGCGTAGGAAGTATCGTGCGAGTGTTATCGGATAGTGCCCGAGCGTAA
- the LOC125761763 gene encoding uncharacterized protein LOC125761763, translating into MCKMVEMSYLRIFLALLVFGCIAVIDGEENVVGQGENVSGVTSPVGQQSIEPSSSSSSDAVVVGAQGGDKKNAKRHLSFGFGHGYGGGVGFSAGAGYGSGVGVGYGSGVGLGYGSGIGYDGYGTGYGSYGYGAGYGGRFRGYAGYGGYGASYGSGYGASYGSGYGGYGADGFHGFHAHYSKPIVTATIKEHIPIAIPKPFPVFVKKTVPVPVPIHKPVPYPVIVKKTVPVPIVVSHPVPVPITKHVPVPVPQPYPVSVPHPVPVKVPTPVVVTKPVVAYSPLVSSPAIVSTPIVSTPIVSTPIVSTPIVTSAGHISVSDHGLHQTHHSHSHYAAGSGAYKAYTSGTAGLYTGSTGQHYGSSGHFGGHHYGSAGLSGAHYGTAAYGGLGHYGAHYGAGAGHYSGHLSAGVLCNH; encoded by the exons ATGTGCAAAATGGTCGAAATGAGCTACCTGAGG ATATTTTTGGCCCTGCTCGTCTTTGGCTGCATTGCCGTGATTGATGGGGAGGAGAATGTCGTAGGACAAGGCGAGAATGTATCAGGTGTAACCTCACCAGTCGGTCAGCAATCGATCGAGCCTAGTTCTTCGTCTTCATCGGATGCAGTTGTAGTTGGTGCACAGGGTGGTGACAAGAAGAATGCTAAGCGCCATCTTTCGTTCGGCTTTGGACATGGGTATGGTGGAGGCGTTGGATTTTCGGCCGGTGCTGGATACGGATCGGGCGTTGGCGTAGGCTACGGTTCGGGTGTTGGGCTGGGCTATGGATCGGGCATCGGCTATGATGGTTATGGTACAGGGTACGGAAGCTATGGTTATGGTGCAGGCTATGGAGGTAGATTCCGCGGTTATGCAGGTTACGGCGGTTATGGTGCTAGCTATGGTTCTGGTTACGGTGCTAGTTATGGTTCTGGTTACGGTGGATACGGAGCGGATGGATTCCACGGATTCCATGCACACTATTCGAAGCCGATCGTAACTGCCACCATTAAGGAACACATCCCCATCGCCATTCCGAAACCGTTTCCAGTGTTTGTGAAGAAAACCGTCCCAGTGCCGGTACCGATCCACAAGCCGGTACCATATCCGGTGATAGTGAAGAAAACGGTTCCGGTTCCGATTGTTGTATCACACCCAGTACCAGTACCGATCACGAAGCACGTGCCCGTACCCGTCCCACAGCCTTATCCGGTGTCCGTTCCGCATCCCGTTCCGGTGAAGGTACCGACACCGGTGGTCGTAACCAAGCCCGTAGTCGCTTACTCGCCGCTAGTAAGCTCACCCGCTATAGTCAGTACACCGATCGTGAGTACACCGATCGTCAGCACGCCAATTGTCAGCACGCCGATTGTTACCAGTGCCGGGCACATTTCCGTCAGCGATCATGGCTTACACCAGACGCACCATTCACACAGTCATTATGCGGCGGGCAGTGGAGCATACAAGGCGTACACTTCCGGTACGGCTGGTCTGTACACGGGCAGTACCGGTCAGCACTATGGTTCCAGCGGCCATTTTGGAGGGCATCACTACGGAAGTGCAGGGTTATCCGGAGCTCACTATGGTACCGCGGCGTACGGTGGATTGGGACATTATGGTGCGCACTATGGAGCCGGTGCTGGTCACTATTCGGGCCATCTAAGCGCTGGAGTCCTGTGCAACCATTAG